One part of the Brachyspira sp. SAP_772 genome encodes these proteins:
- a CDS encoding flavin reductase family protein: MEKINLAKASKITSPNPVALVCTQKPDGSTNIATVSWYTYLSYNPNMIAYAMAKTSYSGELVRSNKKVIITIPSENIKEIVMECGMKSGRDTNKIEEFKIKMQELPTSEIKIPIHSAAAIQCSLKEFIETGDHYLYICNVEEVYADSKEKAVFAWESYSKIASAKEA, translated from the coding sequence ATGGAAAAAATAAATCTAGCAAAAGCTTCAAAAATCACTTCTCCAAATCCTGTTGCATTAGTATGCACTCAAAAACCTGACGGAAGCACTAATATTGCAACGGTATCATGGTATACTTATTTATCTTATAATCCCAATATGATAGCTTATGCAATGGCTAAAACTTCATATAGCGGTGAATTAGTTCGTTCAAATAAAAAAGTTATAATTACAATTCCAAGTGAAAATATTAAAGAAATTGTAATGGAGTGCGGTATGAAAAGCGGAAGAGATACTAATAAAATAGAAGAATTTAAAATAAAAATGCAGGAACTTCCTACAAGCGAAATAAAAATTCCTATTCATAGTGCTGCTGCCATACAATGCAGTTTAAAAGAGTTTATTGAAACAGGGGATCATTATTTATATATATGCAATGTTGAAGAAGTGTATGCAGATAGTAAAGAAAAAGCTGTATTTGCTTGGGAGAGTTATAGTAAAATAGCATCAGCTAAAGAAGCATAA